From the Nodularia sp. NIES-3585 genome, one window contains:
- a CDS encoding PIN domain-containing protein has product MEWLIELQGKVVGLDTAPLIYFIEENPNYLEVANAFFEAIFRGEFSVVTSVITISEVLVHPLRQGNAILAQQYHDILFNSQGLTTIEVSPIIAENAAKLRADHNLRTPDAIQMATAIHGGASFFLTNDARLPSLPGLTVLVLNQLIG; this is encoded by the coding sequence ATGGAATGGTTAATTGAATTGCAGGGAAAAGTCGTAGGTTTGGATACTGCACCACTGATTTATTTTATAGAGGAAAATCCTAATTATTTGGAAGTTGCAAATGCTTTTTTTGAAGCGATATTTCGGGGTGAGTTTAGTGTAGTGACATCAGTGATCACAATATCAGAAGTATTAGTTCATCCGTTACGACAAGGAAATGCAATATTAGCTCAACAATATCATGATATTCTGTTTAATTCCCAAGGTTTGACAACCATCGAAGTTTCTCCCATTATTGCTGAAAATGCTGCCAAACTAAGAGCAGATCATAATTTAAGAACACCTGACGCTATTCAGATGGCTACTGCTATTCATGGAGGGGCATCTTTTTTCTTGACAAATGACGCACGTTTACCTTCTTTACCAGGGTTGACGGTTTTGGTTTTGAATCAATTGATAGGTTGA
- a CDS encoding type II toxin-antitoxin system PemK/MazF family toxin, giving the protein MPNYSKNEIILVKYPFSDLSSSKVRPAVVVSAPHISQDILITPLTSKTGALLEGEFVLSEWTAAGLNVVTAVKRGLYTMHQSLVVKVIGKLADADADQLEKSLRVWLGLQ; this is encoded by the coding sequence ATGCCCAACTACTCTAAAAATGAGATCATTTTGGTTAAGTATCCCTTTTCAGATTTGTCTAGTTCAAAGGTGAGACCTGCTGTTGTGGTAAGTGCGCCACACATTTCTCAAGATATCCTGATCACGCCTTTGACAAGCAAAACTGGCGCATTACTAGAAGGTGAATTTGTCTTGTCTGAGTGGACAGCAGCAGGGTTAAACGTGGTTACAGCAGTTAAGAGAGGTTTATACACAATGCATCAAAGTTTGGTTGTAAAAGTGATCGGTAAGTTAGCTGATGCTGATGCAGACCAGTTAGAGAAATCTTTGCGGGTTTGGTTGGGATTACAATAG